From the Butyrivibrio fibrisolvens genome, one window contains:
- the cobM gene encoding precorrin-4 C(11)-methyltransferase, whose amino-acid sequence MVHFVGAGPGAADLITIRGKELIEKADVIIYAGSLVNPKLLDYAQKGCEIHDSSRLDLDEVINIILKAEQDNKTTVRLHTGDSSIYGATREQMDILDRKGIEYDTTPGVSSFCGAAAALNMEYTLPGISQSVIITRIDGRTGVPERESVEALSSHGATMVFFLSAGQTKRLSDRLISAGVSKDTPCALVYRATWPDEQKYVCTLEQLPQVAKEHNIDRQALIIVGQAVAQSGYELSKLYAPSFTTGYRKGKDVYEK is encoded by the coding sequence ATGGTACATTTTGTAGGAGCTGGCCCCGGAGCCGCTGATCTTATAACCATCAGAGGAAAAGAGCTTATAGAAAAAGCTGATGTAATAATATATGCAGGATCTCTTGTAAATCCCAAGCTTTTGGATTATGCCCAAAAAGGCTGCGAGATCCATGACAGCAGCAGACTGGATCTTGATGAAGTAATAAATATTATACTTAAAGCTGAGCAAGATAACAAAACAACAGTCAGACTCCATACAGGTGATAGCAGTATCTACGGTGCCACAAGAGAGCAGATGGATATCCTTGATAGAAAAGGGATTGAATATGATACAACTCCCGGTGTCAGCTCTTTTTGCGGAGCGGCAGCAGCTCTTAACATGGAATATACACTTCCGGGGATAAGTCAGAGCGTTATCATTACAAGAATTGACGGAAGGACAGGCGTTCCTGAAAGGGAATCTGTAGAAGCTCTTTCAAGTCATGGTGCGACTATGGTATTTTTCCTGTCTGCAGGTCAGACGAAGAGGTTATCAGACAGGCTTATAAGTGCAGGAGTTTCCAAGGATACACCATGTGCTCTTGTGTATAGAGCAACCTGGCCTGATGAGCAGAAATATGTATGCACACTTGAACAGCTCCCCCAGGTCGCCAAAGAACACAACATAGACAGACAGGCACTTATCATAGTAGGACAGGCCGTAGCCCAGAGCGGATATGAGCTGTCAAAACTGTATGCACCTTCATTTACTACCGGCTATAGAAAAGGTAAAGATGTTTATGAAAAGTGA
- a CDS encoding FecCD family ABC transporter permease, with amino-acid sequence MFMKSELNKRDPNKSKLNENKHDKSNRISSDQRIIIVFVFLVLAAFAAFVLNLFIGNVSIGIDDVIRILTGISKDTKKVNIIMNIRLPRTIMAFILGGALAVAGFLLQTYFSNPIAGPYILGISSGAKMVVAILLIVVARTGFYVRGYMLVLSAFVGAVIATGFIIIISRSVKNMAALLAAGIMIGYICSAVTDFLIAFADDSDIVNLHSWSQGSFSGADMEGAKYCLVIVTISFVLVMLLSKSLDAFRLGESYARSVGVNVRLCRFLIITLSSLLSACVTAFAGPISFIGIAVPFLMREALKSSKPVILIPASFISGAIFCLFSDLLARMLFAPTELNVSAVTSLFGAPLVVFMIMKRHGRSEY; translated from the coding sequence ATGTTTATGAAAAGTGAGCTTAATAAAAGAGATCCTAACAAAAGTAAACTTAATGAAAATAAGCATGATAAAAGTAACCGGATAAGTAGTGATCAAAGGATCATAATAGTATTTGTCTTTTTGGTATTGGCGGCTTTTGCTGCTTTTGTACTTAATCTTTTCATAGGCAATGTGAGTATCGGTATAGATGATGTGATAAGGATACTGACAGGTATCTCCAAAGATACCAAGAAGGTAAATATCATAATGAATATAAGGCTTCCCAGAACCATTATGGCATTTATACTTGGAGGAGCTCTTGCTGTGGCAGGTTTTCTGCTTCAGACCTATTTTTCCAATCCGATAGCAGGCCCATATATCCTTGGAATATCCTCCGGAGCTAAGATGGTAGTTGCTATTCTTCTTATAGTTGTAGCAAGGACAGGCTTTTACGTCAGAGGATATATGCTGGTATTGTCAGCATTTGTAGGTGCGGTCATAGCTACAGGTTTTATCATAATCATATCAAGAAGTGTTAAGAATATGGCTGCTTTACTTGCTGCAGGCATTATGATCGGATATATCTGCAGTGCTGTAACGGACTTTCTTATAGCTTTTGCAGATGACTCGGACATAGTCAATCTCCATAGCTGGTCTCAGGGCAGCTTTTCAGGCGCTGATATGGAAGGTGCTAAATACTGCCTTGTAATAGTGACAATATCTTTTGTTTTAGTAATGCTTTTGTCTAAGAGTCTTGATGCATTCCGATTAGGCGAGTCCTATGCAAGGAGCGTTGGAGTTAATGTAAGGCTGTGCAGATTTCTTATCATCACCTTGTCAAGTCTGTTGTCTGCCTGTGTTACAGCATTTGCAGGTCCTATCTCTTTTATCGGGATAGCAGTTCCATTTCTTATGAGAGAGGCGCTTAAGTCTTCTAAGCCGGTCATACTGATCCCTGCATCCTTCATATCAGGAGCGATATTCTGTCTTTTTAGTGATCTACTGGCAAGGATGCTGTTTGCACCTACGGAGCTTAACGTATCAGCGGTGACCTCTCTTTTTGGAGCACCGCTAGTTGTATTTATGATAATGAAAAGGCATGGGAGAAGTGAGTACTGA
- a CDS encoding cobalt-precorrin 5A hydrolase has protein sequence MYTANTGIYRFICFTDAGRELMERLCSSIEHQSEPKECPVKEYSSEFNENPVKEYSSESKNSSLSDWTFDNFSKGNILVFIGAIGIAVRAVAPFIKDKTTDPAVIVIDEKGRFVIPVLSGHLGGAVDAARYLAGIIGAVPVLTTATDVRDEFAIDVFSSSNDMAIGDMHKAKEFTARILAGSDAQFTVTPYVKKDGGMYLIPKMLVVGMGCRRGKSFDKLYVFLKEILDINNYDIRSVKALVSVDKKKDEEGLIKLSEYLNIPFVTFSPEVLMEQVGDFDHSDMVMKTIGADNVCERAVKAYGCRQLALKKTTRDGMTIALGLTDVDIVF, from the coding sequence ATGTATACAGCTAATACAGGAATATACAGATTTATATGCTTCACAGATGCAGGAAGAGAGCTGATGGAACGTTTGTGCTCTAGTATAGAACATCAGTCTGAACCTAAGGAATGTCCTGTAAAGGAATATTCATCTGAATTTAATGAGAATCCTGTGAAGGAATATTCTTCTGAATCTAAAAATTCAAGCCTTTCGGACTGGACTTTTGATAACTTTAGTAAAGGTAATATCCTTGTATTTATAGGAGCAATAGGTATAGCAGTAAGAGCCGTTGCCCCTTTTATCAAGGACAAAACCACGGATCCTGCCGTAATCGTAATAGATGAAAAGGGAAGATTCGTTATCCCTGTTTTGTCAGGGCACCTTGGAGGCGCAGTTGATGCTGCAAGGTACCTTGCCGGGATAATAGGAGCAGTACCTGTACTTACAACTGCAACAGATGTTAGAGATGAATTTGCTATAGATGTCTTTTCTTCTTCCAACGATATGGCCATAGGTGATATGCATAAGGCCAAGGAATTTACAGCCAGGATCCTTGCAGGGAGTGATGCGCAGTTTACAGTGACACCATATGTCAAGAAAGACGGCGGCATGTACCTTATTCCTAAGATGCTGGTAGTAGGAATGGGCTGCAGGAGAGGGAAGAGTTTTGATAAGCTATATGTATTTTTAAAAGAAATACTTGATATTAATAACTATGACATAAGATCAGTCAAAGCCTTGGTATCTGTAGATAAGAAAAAAGATGAAGAAGGACTTATCAAACTTTCTGAGTATCTGAATATACCTTTTGTAACATTTTCGCCTGAAGTTTTGATGGAGCAGGTAGGAGATTTTGACCATTCAGATATGGTCATGAAGACGATCGGAGCTGATAACGTATGCGAAAGGGCAGTGAAGGCTTATGGCTGCAGGCAGTTGGCTCTTAAGAAGACTACTAGGGATGGTATGACGATCGCTCTGGGACTTACAGATGTTGATATCGTATTTTAG
- the cbiT gene encoding precorrin-6Y C5,15-methyltransferase (decarboxylating) subunit CbiT yields MNGIVNNRYTNPVILFSGDISLCSGAKKATEVFEQKGYEVRRISGISSVALFANKLFLSLENVRIVSAHGRKVNVRYYVEANKETIILPSDADDAQNICKGLSDLNVRIVAGCNLGCNDEKIVEIRSITNKITNDKDDIDENKGDIDKDKLNKDDIDKMVLLCSRDDTNNNILNSIEGKTLLYVYNENADSKIYAGGICDSDIIRGKTPMTKEEIRALSIRKLSLSQDAVVYDIGAGTGSISLEAALSSPDIKVFAIEKNEEAISLLSQNKEKFHVSNMEIVKGIAPDILNDLATPTHVFIGGSSGNMRDILKLVYDKNKNARVVINTVTAESFAEVMDLLKDYPYLEPDIIQVSVTRFRKAGRYHLADALNPVYIITLCTDQDILSKR; encoded by the coding sequence ATAAATGGTATCGTCAATAATAGATATACTAATCCTGTCATTTTGTTTTCAGGAGATATAAGCCTTTGCAGCGGAGCCAAAAAGGCTACAGAAGTTTTTGAGCAAAAGGGATATGAAGTAAGAAGAATAAGTGGTATATCTTCAGTTGCGCTTTTTGCCAATAAGCTGTTTTTAAGTCTGGAAAATGTAAGGATCGTAAGTGCGCATGGCAGGAAGGTTAATGTAAGATATTATGTAGAAGCAAATAAAGAGACTATAATACTTCCTTCAGATGCAGATGATGCACAAAATATCTGCAAGGGTTTGTCTGATCTAAATGTCAGGATTGTTGCAGGATGTAATCTTGGATGCAATGATGAGAAGATCGTTGAGATAAGATCTATTACTAATAAGATTACTAATGATAAAGATGATATAGATGAAAACAAAGGTGATATAGATAAGGATAAATTAAATAAAGATGATATAGATAAGATGGTATTACTATGCAGCCGGGACGATACGAACAATAATATTCTAAATAGTATTGAAGGTAAGACTTTACTATACGTATACAATGAAAATGCTGATAGCAAAATCTATGCAGGCGGTATTTGTGATTCTGACATTATCCGTGGCAAGACACCTATGACCAAGGAAGAGATCAGAGCGCTTTCTATAAGAAAACTGTCATTGTCACAAGATGCTGTTGTATATGATATAGGAGCAGGAACAGGTTCTATATCTTTGGAAGCAGCTTTGTCATCGCCTGATATTAAAGTCTTTGCCATAGAGAAAAATGAAGAAGCTATATCACTACTTTCTCAAAATAAAGAGAAATTCCATGTAAGCAATATGGAGATAGTCAAAGGTATAGCGCCGGATATCTTAAATGATCTTGCTACTCCGACACATGTATTTATAGGCGGCAGCAGCGGCAATATGAGAGATATATTAAAGCTTGTCTATGACAAAAACAAGAATGCGAGGGTAGTTATCAATACGGTTACAGCAGAGTCTTTTGCCGAAGTTATGGACTTATTGAAGGACTATCCTTATTTAGAGCCTGATATAATACAGGTCAGTGTTACAAGATTTAGAAAAGCCGGAAGATATCATCTGGCTGATGCTCTTAACCCTGTATATATTATAACGCTTTGTACTGATCAAGATATTCTATCCAAAAGGTGA
- the cobK gene encoding precorrin-6A reductase — MSDRCKVLVFGGTTEGRILTEHLVRMHIDHEVSVATKYGRDILKDIDEDNLLVGRKDEEEIRKVIIDGGFNLVIDATHPFATEVSRQIKSACKEQGVTYLRLLRDTGKKASCSADHHEDFSAEVDTKGTSDVVYVDDIHKAIEKLKRVSGNILLLTGSKNLAEIAGGIPDSSKRLYARVLPSEDSIRKCTDAGLSGRQIIAMQGPFSKEMNIATIREVDAKAILTKESGRTGGFDEKIEAAYSCGIKAIVIRNPESVTKDSNGYSMEEILDIIEGKPGDDLDYSHDNNNKIITLAGIGPGGSEYYTRELLKALESADIIFGAEAVLRNLDASVTDKLKNAGIPIVKKYNGEVIYRLLTN, encoded by the coding sequence ATGTCAGATAGATGTAAAGTTCTTGTATTTGGCGGAACAACAGAAGGACGCATACTTACAGAACATCTTGTGAGGATGCACATAGACCATGAAGTCAGCGTAGCAACCAAGTACGGCAGAGATATATTAAAAGATATTGACGAAGATAATCTCCTTGTTGGGAGAAAAGATGAAGAAGAAATAAGAAAAGTCATTATAGACGGCGGTTTTAATCTTGTGATAGATGCGACTCACCCTTTTGCAACCGAAGTATCAAGGCAGATCAAAAGCGCTTGTAAAGAGCAGGGCGTTACATATCTAAGGCTTCTAAGAGATACAGGCAAAAAGGCATCTTGCAGCGCGGATCATCATGAAGATTTTTCTGCTGAAGTAGATACAAAGGGGACGTCTGATGTTGTCTATGTAGATGATATTCATAAAGCTATAGAAAAACTTAAGAGAGTATCAGGCAATATACTCCTTCTTACAGGCAGTAAGAACCTTGCTGAGATTGCCGGAGGTATTCCTGATAGCAGTAAGAGACTCTATGCAAGAGTTCTTCCAAGTGAAGATAGCATCAGAAAGTGTACTGACGCCGGGCTTTCAGGCAGACAGATAATAGCTATGCAAGGGCCCTTTTCTAAAGAGATGAATATAGCAACTATAAGGGAAGTTGACGCCAAGGCTATACTGACCAAAGAAAGCGGCAGAACAGGCGGATTTGATGAGAAGATAGAAGCAGCTTACAGCTGCGGTATCAAGGCTATCGTTATAAGAAATCCTGAGTCCGTAACGAAGGACTCTAATGGCTATAGTATGGAGGAAATTCTGGATATTATAGAGGGGAAGCCTGGAGATGACCTTGACTATAGTCATGATAACAATAATAAGATCATAACCCTTGCAGGGATAGGACCTGGCGGATCTGAATACTATACACGCGAACTGCTAAAAGCTTTGGAAAGTGCAGATATTATATTTGGAGCTGAAGCTGTGCTAAGAAATCTGGATGCTTCAGTTACAGATAAACTAAAGAATGCAGGTATACCTATTGTAAAGAAATATAATGGAGAGGTAATATACCGATTATTAACTAACTAA
- the cbiD gene encoding cobalt-precorrin-5B (C(1))-methyltransferase CbiD, translating to MNDHYIEKSGKKLRYGFTTGSCAAAASKAALIMLITGSDIHTACISTPGGINFNAEIIDIHREEDYVSCAVVKDGGDDPDVTTGSKVCVRLKLTDTKGIFIDGGEGVGRVTKPGLDQPIGNAAINSVPRKMIKENLENILIEYGIEDKGVSVIISVPNGEVLAEKTFNPKLGIVGGISILGTTGIVEPMSDRAVIDTIRVETKVRKAQGSDILMVAPGNYGLSFLSEVYKIDATDVVLCSNFVYDAVNIAADEGFSRLLFAGHIGKLVKVAGGIKNTHSMYGDHRMEILSDICKKILDAQTYESIKADLMECVMTGEAVRIINTTGKGDIIFDNMAQSIKDHMQKWSGDTLEVEVIVFAGENEELVATSHAHEWIKEET from the coding sequence ATGAACGATCATTATATAGAAAAATCCGGCAAAAAGTTAAGATACGGTTTTACTACAGGAAGCTGCGCAGCAGCTGCCTCCAAGGCTGCTCTTATCATGCTTATCACAGGCAGTGATATTCATACTGCCTGTATCTCTACGCCGGGAGGCATTAACTTTAATGCAGAGATAATAGATATACATAGAGAAGAAGACTATGTAAGCTGCGCTGTAGTCAAAGACGGCGGAGATGACCCTGACGTGACTACAGGATCAAAGGTATGTGTAAGGCTTAAGCTTACTGATACTAAAGGTATATTTATAGACGGCGGAGAGGGCGTGGGAAGAGTTACAAAGCCAGGTCTTGATCAGCCTATAGGTAATGCTGCCATTAACTCTGTTCCAAGGAAGATGATAAAAGAAAATCTTGAAAATATACTTATAGAATATGGCATCGAGGATAAAGGAGTATCCGTTATCATAAGCGTTCCAAATGGAGAAGTGCTTGCCGAAAAGACTTTCAATCCAAAGCTTGGAATTGTGGGAGGTATATCCATCCTGGGAACTACCGGAATAGTCGAACCTATGAGCGATAGGGCTGTAATTGATACAATCCGTGTTGAGACCAAGGTAAGAAAAGCTCAAGGAAGTGACATACTAATGGTAGCTCCCGGCAATTATGGACTGTCATTTCTAAGTGAAGTTTACAAGATAGATGCTACAGATGTAGTCCTTTGCTCTAATTTTGTCTATGACGCTGTTAATATCGCTGCAGATGAGGGCTTTTCCAGACTTCTTTTTGCAGGTCATATAGGTAAGCTTGTCAAGGTTGCAGGAGGCATCAAAAATACTCACTCCATGTATGGAGATCACAGGATGGAGATTCTATCTGATATTTGCAAGAAGATCCTTGATGCACAAACATATGAGTCTATAAAAGCTGATCTTATGGAATGCGTCATGACAGGTGAAGCTGTGAGGATCATAAATACAACAGGTAAAGGCGATATTATTTTTGACAATATGGCACAGTCTATCAAAGATCATATGCAAAAATGGTCAGGTGATACTCTGGAAGTTGAAGTAATAGTCTTTGCCGGTGAAAATGAAGAACTTGTTGCAACAAGCCATGCACATGAATGGATAAAGGAAGAGACATGA
- a CDS encoding cobyric acid synthase, which yields MAKNLMIQGTMSGVGKSILTAGILRVLKQDGYKVAPFKSQNMALNSYVTKEGREIGRAQALQAQACGLDPSSDMNPILIKPMGDTTSQIIVNGLPLGNMKARDYFKNKKSLIPDIQAAYDRLSSDADIIVIEGAGSPVEINLRDNDIVNMGLAQILDAPVLLAGDIDPGGVFAQLLGTVSLMSPEERNRVKGLIINKFRGDVTLLEPGLSMFKKYCDIPFAGVVPYTKLSLDEEDSVSQRLTVNNKFKNKNLVINTYSRVINKSITDRDDNTRNLIIAVIRLPYISNYTDFTIFENIDGVDLYYIDDQDSLDKADLVIIPGTKNTIEDLKWLRKKGLSDKIQELSCKEVPIIGICGGFQMLGKSIADTSGVEGGGVVKGLGLLPIETEFTSYKNLRQVSAITPKLSGFYEPVSDTPISGYEIHMGSSILDDSTDHEDCVITRKNVLGTYIHGIFDTPSFTQKLIKLLYEKNGIDRDIPVVEELSVTQDRELDRLADVLRQSLDLELIYRIIGL from the coding sequence TTGGCTAAGAATTTGATGATCCAGGGCACTATGTCCGGAGTAGGCAAGAGCATATTGACAGCAGGAATACTTAGAGTTTTGAAACAGGATGGATATAAGGTTGCCCCCTTTAAGTCGCAGAATATGGCTCTTAATTCGTATGTGACAAAAGAAGGAAGGGAGATAGGGCGGGCGCAGGCTCTTCAGGCACAGGCTTGCGGACTTGACCCATCATCAGATATGAATCCTATCCTTATAAAACCCATGGGAGATACTACGTCTCAGATAATCGTGAACGGACTTCCCCTTGGCAATATGAAAGCAAGAGACTATTTTAAAAATAAAAAAAGTCTTATTCCTGATATACAAGCAGCTTATGACAGACTATCCAGTGATGCCGATATCATAGTGATAGAAGGAGCAGGGAGCCCTGTAGAGATCAATCTAAGAGACAATGATATAGTCAATATGGGACTTGCCCAGATACTGGATGCACCCGTACTTCTTGCAGGAGACATAGATCCCGGCGGAGTATTTGCCCAGCTCCTTGGAACAGTCAGCCTTATGTCACCGGAAGAAAGAAATAGAGTCAAGGGACTTATCATTAATAAGTTCAGGGGAGATGTAACTTTATTAGAACCCGGGCTTTCAATGTTCAAGAAATATTGCGACATCCCTTTTGCAGGAGTTGTTCCTTATACGAAGCTGTCGCTTGATGAAGAAGACTCAGTCTCCCAAAGACTTACTGTAAATAATAAGTTCAAAAATAAAAACTTAGTGATAAATACATATAGCCGCGTTATAAACAAAAGTATTACTGACAGAGATGATAATACAAGGAATCTTATCATAGCAGTAATAAGACTTCCCTATATCAGTAATTACACGGATTTTACCATCTTTGAAAATATTGATGGAGTAGATCTTTATTATATTGATGATCAGGATAGCCTTGATAAAGCTGATCTTGTCATAATACCAGGGACCAAGAATACTATAGAAGACCTTAAATGGCTTAGAAAAAAAGGCTTGTCTGATAAAATACAGGAGCTTTCCTGTAAGGAAGTTCCTATCATCGGTATCTGTGGCGGATTTCAGATGCTTGGAAAGAGCATAGCAGATACAAGCGGCGTAGAAGGCGGCGGAGTAGTCAAGGGACTTGGACTTCTTCCTATAGAAACAGAATTTACAAGTTACAAGAACCTAAGACAGGTAAGTGCTATAACGCCTAAGTTAAGCGGATTTTATGAGCCTGTCTCAGATACTCCCATATCAGGATATGAGATTCATATGGGAAGCAGCATTTTGGATGATAGTACTGATCACGAAGACTGCGTTATAACCCGCAAAAATGTACTTGGAACCTACATCCACGGAATCTTTGATACGCCTTCATTTACACAAAAGCTAATAAAGCTATTATATGAAAAAAATGGAATAGATAGAGATATCCCTGTCGTAGAAGAACTATCTGTAACGCAGGACAGAGAACTTGACAGACTGGCAGATGTATTAAGGCAGAGTCTTGATCTTGAACTGATATACAGGATTATAGGCTTGTAG
- a CDS encoding ABC transporter ATP-binding protein yields the protein MDIKIEGLTAGYRDHIVIKNMSLDIDRGDIVSLIGPNGGGKSTVLKTISGELRSLGGVVCIGKEDIREIPLRRLSKTMSIVNTTRVNPQHMSAFDVVLSGRLPYSDFGLFKKEDTESAISACYMMNIDKLSSKPFSSLSDGQKQRTLIARAICQDPKILIMDEPTSYLDIRHRFELMDVLRKLSDKGVSIIMSLHELDLALEISDKVLLVRDDGTCTFESPKEVIDKEQLKDLFGLSDDMYKKVRRQFMN from the coding sequence ATGGATATAAAAATAGAAGGACTTACGGCTGGCTATCGCGATCATATAGTTATAAAAAATATGTCTCTTGATATCGATAGAGGCGATATAGTATCTCTGATAGGCCCAAACGGAGGCGGCAAGTCTACAGTTTTGAAGACTATATCCGGCGAGCTTAGGTCTCTTGGCGGAGTAGTTTGTATAGGCAAAGAGGATATAAGAGAGATTCCTTTAAGGCGGTTATCAAAGACCATGTCCATTGTAAATACTACAAGGGTTAATCCGCAGCATATGAGCGCATTTGACGTAGTCTTATCAGGCAGACTTCCTTACAGTGATTTTGGACTTTTTAAGAAAGAAGATACAGAAAGCGCCATATCTGCCTGTTACATGATGAATATAGACAAGCTGAGCAGCAAACCTTTTTCATCCCTTAGTGACGGCCAGAAGCAAAGGACACTGATAGCAAGAGCAATCTGTCAGGATCCAAAGATATTGATAATGGACGAACCAACATCCTATCTTGATATAAGACATAGATTTGAACTTATGGATGTTTTAAGGAAGCTGTCTGACAAAGGTGTTAGCATCATCATGTCCCTTCATGAACTTGACCTTGCACTAGAGATATCAGACAAGGTACTACTTGTCAGAGATGATGGGACATGCACTTTTGAAAGTCCTAAGGAAGTTATAGACAAAGAGCAGCTTAAGGACCTCTTTGGATTATCAGATGATATGTATAAAAAGGTCAGACGGCAGTTTATGAATTGA
- a CDS encoding precorrin-8X methylmutase: MELKHILPSDIEKESFRIIKQELDIMGKSISDDLEPTVIRAIHTTADFDYADTLVFSDNVIDKAKAAIQNGAHIVTDTNMTLAGINKKTLSRYGGEVHCFMADEDVSMMARQMQVTRAVVSMDKALKIDAPLIFAIGNAPTALIRLRELIDEKKLRPELIIGVPVGFVNVVEAKELILETDIPYIINRGRKGGSTVAAAICNSILYNMT; this comes from the coding sequence ATGGAATTAAAGCATATACTTCCTTCTGATATAGAGAAGGAGAGTTTTAGAATTATAAAACAAGAGCTTGATATCATGGGTAAGAGTATATCAGACGATCTTGAACCTACAGTTATCAGGGCTATACATACAACAGCAGATTTTGATTATGCTGATACGCTTGTCTTTTCTGATAATGTTATTGATAAGGCCAAAGCTGCAATACAAAATGGAGCTCATATAGTGACAGATACCAACATGACTCTTGCAGGTATCAATAAAAAGACACTTTCAAGATATGGCGGAGAAGTTCACTGCTTTATGGCAGATGAAGATGTAAGTATGATGGCCAGGCAGATGCAGGTCACAAGAGCTGTTGTCAGCATGGACAAGGCACTTAAGATAGATGCTCCGCTTATCTTTGCAATTGGAAATGCACCAACTGCTCTTATAAGACTAAGAGAACTGATCGATGAAAAGAAGCTTCGCCCGGAGCTTATAATAGGCGTACCTGTTGGATTTGTAAATGTGGTAGAGGCCAAGGAACTGATCCTTGAAACAGATATCCCTTACATTATAAATAGAGGCAGAAAAGGCGGAAGCACAGTTGCTGCAGCTATATGTAACTCAATCTTGTACAACATGACGTAA
- the cobJ gene encoding precorrin-3B C(17)-methyltransferase: protein MKSKKLWVVGIGPGSKENMTLRAIDVLESCDIICGYTVYCDLVKPYFPNKEYLSTPMMGEEKRVAMALQKADEGNHVALICSGDAGVYGMSGLSYELGRDFPEVEIEVVPGVTAAISGAAILGAPLIHDFSVISLSDRLTSMELIEKRLRAAAGSDMVIVLYNPESRSRKGYLSHACDILLETIPGDRVCGIARNIGRDGQRYEVMKLLELKDADADMFCTVFIGNSSTKNISDVMVTARGYRGEKSENVR from the coding sequence ATGAAATCAAAAAAGCTATGGGTTGTTGGGATAGGCCCGGGAAGTAAAGAAAATATGACATTAAGGGCTATAGATGTCCTTGAATCTTGCGACATAATATGCGGATATACTGTGTACTGTGATCTAGTAAAGCCTTATTTTCCTAACAAAGAATATCTAAGCACACCTATGATGGGCGAAGAAAAGCGTGTTGCAATGGCGCTGCAAAAAGCTGATGAAGGCAATCACGTAGCTCTTATCTGCTCAGGAGATGCCGGCGTATACGGAATGTCAGGACTTTCGTATGAACTTGGAAGAGACTTTCCTGAAGTCGAGATAGAAGTAGTCCCCGGCGTAACTGCAGCTATATCGGGAGCGGCTATACTTGGAGCTCCTCTTATACATGACTTTAGCGTTATAAGTTTAAGTGACAGACTTACTTCAATGGAGCTTATAGAAAAAAGGTTAAGAGCAGCAGCTGGGAGTGATATGGTCATAGTCCTGTACAATCCTGAGAGCAGATCCAGAAAAGGATACCTGTCCCATGCCTGCGATATCCTTCTTGAGACTATACCTGGAGACAGAGTATGCGGTATAGCAAGGAATATAGGAAGAGATGGCCAGAGATATGAAGTCATGAAGCTTTTAGAATTAAAAGATGCTGATGCAGATATGTTCTGTACTGTTTTTATAGGTAACTCTTCTACTAAGAACATTAGTGATGTGATGGTAACTGCAAGGGGCTATAGGGGTGAAAAGAGTGAAAATGTCAGATAG